In the Alkaliphilus oremlandii OhILAs genome, one interval contains:
- a CDS encoding ArsR/SmtB family transcription factor, which produces MIKIEEKIEIFKALGDRNRLLILEMLSCGELCACDIMDALDLTQPTISHHMKVLQQCELVIGRKEGKWMFYAINQAKVEELQTFIQKLTSFKEDCICKGYNKSNTDC; this is translated from the coding sequence GTGATTAAAATAGAGGAAAAGATAGAAATATTTAAGGCATTGGGAGATAGAAATCGACTTTTAATTTTGGAGATGCTTTCCTGTGGTGAGCTTTGTGCTTGCGACATTATGGATGCACTGGATTTAACGCAACCAACAATTTCTCATCATATGAAAGTCTTGCAGCAGTGCGAGCTTGTAATCGGTAGAAAAGAAGGGAAATGGATGTTCTACGCCATTAATCAGGCAAAGGTGGAGGAACTGCAAACCTTCATTCAGAAACTAACCTCTTTCAAGGAAGACTGTATTTGCAAGGGATATAACAAAAGCAACACTGATTGCTAA
- a CDS encoding thioredoxin family protein has translation MVIKILGSGCKNCTVLKENTEMALKEAGIEAEVLKVEDFKEIMTYGVLSTPALVIDEKVVSYGKVLKPKDILKFLNK, from the coding sequence ATGGTAATAAAAATTTTAGGTTCTGGATGCAAAAACTGTACAGTTTTAAAAGAAAATACGGAAATGGCATTAAAAGAGGCAGGAATTGAAGCGGAGGTTCTGAAAGTAGAGGATTTTAAAGAAATTATGACTTACGGAGTCCTGTCAACGCCGGCTCTCGTCATCGATGAGAAGGTCGTATCCTATGGAAAGGTTTTAAAACCTAAGGACATTCTTAAGTTTTTAAACAAATAA
- a CDS encoding Na+/H+ antiporter NhaC family protein, with amino-acid sequence MDKSTKKLEFYGGEWVSFLPFAVFLGMIILTTFYFGSISDGALWLPAFSALVVAFFFAKDKALYSDTIISGMASKEAIIPIVCWIFAGVFSRILRTSGLAAGIAGLAAGMGIQGTAFIIISFIAAAVFATASGTGFGTIAAGMGVLYPAGIALGAHPALLAGAIVSGGSFGDNLAPVSDTTICSATSQGADVPGVVRSRLKYSLSAALITIVGIIILGMKYKGTISVADVVHYDPKTLLMLIPVALTIWIAVKTGDIIIATTIGSVLAGGTAVLTGLMDFIQVDPAAEVTKEALIRVSGMGLDRTVDGVIYTGINSMLQVVILALLLFGSIAIMRAGQGDVKLLNALGTVAKTARGAEIVISVMVISLSALMGLNAPAILAVGASFAKPLSERYGISPYRAANLLDAQSNTLVYCLPWTPAVIYTIGFAKDSAAPLTAVQVTPFVLYSYAMLAVMFVTIIFGIGRYDNMSTENTKNKQATTSK; translated from the coding sequence ATGGATAAGTCAACGAAAAAATTAGAATTCTATGGAGGTGAATGGGTTTCCTTTCTACCTTTCGCCGTATTCTTAGGAATGATTATTTTAACTACTTTTTATTTCGGTTCAATTTCTGACGGTGCCCTTTGGCTACCTGCATTCAGTGCTTTAGTCGTTGCTTTTTTCTTCGCTAAGGACAAAGCACTTTATTCTGACACAATCATCAGTGGGATGGCTAGTAAAGAAGCAATTATACCGATTGTTTGTTGGATTTTTGCAGGTGTATTTTCTAGAATTCTTCGTACATCTGGATTGGCAGCAGGAATTGCTGGATTGGCAGCAGGCATGGGAATACAAGGAACAGCTTTTATCATTATTTCCTTTATTGCAGCTGCGGTATTTGCAACTGCATCTGGTACTGGCTTCGGTACAATTGCCGCAGGGATGGGTGTTTTATATCCTGCGGGTATCGCCTTAGGTGCACACCCTGCTCTTTTAGCTGGTGCCATTGTATCTGGAGGCTCCTTTGGAGATAATCTTGCCCCAGTATCTGACACTACAATTTGTTCTGCTACTTCTCAAGGGGCCGACGTTCCTGGTGTTGTAAGATCTCGTTTAAAATATTCACTTTCCGCAGCTTTAATAACAATTGTTGGTATCATCATTCTAGGCATGAAATATAAGGGTACTATTTCTGTAGCTGATGTAGTTCACTACGATCCAAAGACACTTTTGATGTTAATTCCTGTAGCCCTTACAATTTGGATCGCAGTTAAAACAGGAGATATCATCATCGCTACAACAATCGGCTCTGTATTAGCTGGAGGCACGGCTGTACTTACAGGCTTAATGGACTTTATCCAAGTTGACCCAGCCGCTGAAGTAACCAAGGAAGCCCTAATTAGAGTTTCTGGTATGGGATTGGATCGAACAGTAGATGGTGTTATTTATACAGGTATCAACAGTATGCTACAGGTAGTAATACTTGCCCTATTACTATTCGGTTCTATTGCCATTATGAGAGCTGGTCAAGGCGATGTTAAGCTATTAAACGCTTTAGGTACTGTGGCTAAAACAGCTCGAGGTGCAGAGATTGTAATAAGCGTCATGGTTATTTCACTTTCAGCTTTAATGGGACTTAACGCCCCTGCAATATTAGCTGTTGGTGCCTCCTTCGCTAAGCCTCTTTCTGAGCGCTACGGTATCAGCCCTTACCGTGCAGCGAACTTATTAGATGCTCAATCCAACACCTTAGTCTATTGTTTACCTTGGACTCCTGCCGTAATCTATACCATCGGATTCGCTAAGGATAGTGCCGCTCCATTGACAGCTGTACAGGTAACTCCTTTCGTATTATATTCCTATGCTATGCTGGCAGTCATGTTTGTTACAATTATCTTTGGCATCGGAAGATACGATAATATGTCTACAGAGAATACCAAAAATAAACAAGCTACGACCTCTAAGTAA
- a CDS encoding WD40/YVTN/BNR-like repeat-containing protein: MRRNKLLWVPLIVLLLFLSACSGQEVKSNNNKINPLEKEEPNVSMGPQSSGITEALLKNVDWTVEKIGLNDKPVEKLQLTEKGLLYALSEGTLYEIQDMKKVENISDSLKLSTFYILENKEETIIIAGGSHGEIYRYSTLDKSWIQSSVDTYQAPISIMASNNVGDIYVGQSSKLGGGLWLSQDSGKNWTKINDLTVRGIAVHPKQNNIVYIVDKLPYISTDGGKTFIKINTKANYGVLIHPIHSDAIYHASSIGVDTTDIQGNISSYMQFYLEGSMTKLQLNPQNVNQWLMGFWNYPYGTGGLYYSENHGTIWTQVKGELEDKLVYDIVFSPDGSLAYIATKSDGIWALNLSKIK, encoded by the coding sequence ATGAGACGGAATAAACTTTTATGGGTACCTTTAATAGTCCTCTTACTTTTTCTATCTGCTTGTAGTGGACAGGAAGTAAAATCTAACAACAATAAGATCAATCCCTTAGAAAAGGAAGAACCAAATGTTTCTATGGGCCCACAATCAAGCGGCATCACAGAAGCTCTCCTAAAAAATGTGGATTGGACAGTAGAGAAGATCGGACTGAATGATAAGCCTGTGGAAAAGCTACAGTTAACGGAGAAGGGTCTATTATATGCGCTTTCAGAAGGAACACTCTATGAAATTCAGGATATGAAAAAAGTAGAAAACATAAGTGATTCTTTGAAGCTATCCACATTTTACATCTTAGAGAATAAAGAGGAAACCATTATTATAGCAGGTGGCAGTCATGGAGAAATTTATCGATATTCCACGCTGGATAAAAGCTGGATACAGTCTAGTGTGGACACCTACCAGGCGCCCATCAGCATTATGGCCAGCAATAATGTAGGGGATATTTATGTTGGACAAAGCTCAAAGCTCGGCGGCGGACTTTGGCTCAGTCAGGACAGTGGGAAAAACTGGACAAAAATAAATGATTTAACGGTGAGAGGGATTGCGGTTCATCCCAAACAGAATAACATTGTGTATATTGTGGATAAGCTACCGTATATTTCAACAGATGGGGGGAAAACTTTCATAAAGATCAACACCAAGGCAAATTACGGTGTATTGATCCACCCGATTCATTCCGATGCCATTTACCACGCTTCCTCTATCGGCGTAGATACGACAGATATTCAAGGGAATATTTCCAGCTATATGCAATTTTATCTTGAGGGCAGTATGACGAAGTTGCAATTAAACCCACAGAATGTAAATCAGTGGTTGATGGGTTTTTGGAATTATCCCTATGGAACTGGCGGACTGTATTACAGCGAAAATCACGGCACCATATGGACTCAAGTAAAAGGAGAACTGGAAGACAAATTGGTCTATGATATTGTCTTTAGTCCCGATGGCTCCTTGGCTTATATTGCAACAAAAAGCGATGGTATATGGGCTTTGAACCTATCTAAAATTAAATAA
- the ortB gene encoding 2-amino-4-oxopentanoate thiolase subunit OrtB — MARKNEIMKKAVGIDYAVFEFGKIGFDYEGMMEKVAYSIPKMQAIQAEAKVGNTPLFELKNITKLVRKYSEPGKGARIFIKDEAANASGSFKARRAAISIYHAEKNGYKGAIAATSGNYGSAVASQAAQRGLKSIIVQEVYDSRKIGQPEILEKARKCEAFGAETVQLTVGPELFYVFLRLLEETGYFNASLYTPFAIAGVETLGYEIAEQVYSKEGKYPDVVVATNAGGGNLTGTARGLIKAGAVETEIIGASVDLSGLHMASDTDFNRKSFTTGHTGFGVPFTTLPDRSDVPRNAARVLRYMDRYVTVTQGDVFYVTELLSQIEGIERGPAGNTSLAAAIALAKEMDEDKIIIVQETEYTGAGKHSMPQLTFARRNGIEIRRGNPAENVPGKNIIIPENIGQIVVEDLEMKKLKRNYIKNAVGNKNITEITQKDLQFLKQDLKLQEEEVLKILKVYDVQVL; from the coding sequence ATGGCCAGAAAAAATGAAATAATGAAAAAAGCTGTTGGAATAGACTACGCTGTATTTGAGTTTGGAAAAATAGGTTTTGATTATGAAGGTATGATGGAAAAAGTAGCTTATTCCATACCAAAGATGCAGGCGATCCAGGCAGAAGCTAAAGTAGGAAATACGCCTTTGTTTGAGCTAAAGAATATTACGAAATTAGTTAGAAAGTATTCTGAGCCAGGCAAAGGTGCTCGTATATTTATAAAAGACGAGGCAGCCAATGCTTCGGGATCATTTAAGGCGAGAAGAGCAGCAATTTCCATATACCATGCAGAAAAAAATGGATATAAGGGAGCTATTGCAGCCACTAGCGGTAACTATGGTTCTGCTGTTGCATCACAGGCAGCACAGAGAGGATTAAAGTCCATCATTGTACAAGAGGTATATGATTCAAGGAAGATAGGACAGCCTGAAATACTTGAGAAAGCAAGAAAATGTGAGGCGTTTGGCGCTGAAACAGTCCAATTAACTGTAGGACCAGAGCTGTTTTATGTATTTTTAAGACTGCTAGAAGAAACAGGATATTTTAATGCATCACTTTATACACCATTTGCCATAGCTGGTGTAGAAACTTTAGGCTATGAAATAGCAGAGCAGGTTTACTCGAAGGAAGGCAAGTATCCAGATGTGGTTGTAGCTACAAATGCTGGTGGGGGAAATCTAACTGGTACGGCAAGAGGTCTGATAAAGGCAGGAGCCGTTGAAACTGAAATTATTGGAGCTTCTGTGGATTTATCTGGACTCCATATGGCTTCGGATACCGATTTTAATAGAAAATCATTTACGACAGGACACACAGGCTTTGGGGTGCCTTTTACAACCTTACCAGATAGATCTGACGTACCGAGAAATGCCGCCAGAGTATTAAGATATATGGATCGATACGTAACAGTGACCCAAGGGGATGTATTCTATGTAACTGAGCTGTTATCTCAAATAGAAGGAATAGAAAGAGGCCCTGCTGGAAATACCTCTTTAGCTGCTGCAATTGCTTTAGCGAAGGAAATGGATGAAGATAAAATTATCATTGTTCAGGAGACGGAATATACTGGCGCAGGAAAGCATTCGATGCCACAGCTGACCTTTGCAAGGCGCAATGGCATTGAAATTAGAAGAGGAAACCCAGCAGAGAATGTCCCTGGAAAGAATATTATAATTCCTGAAAATATAGGTCAAATAGTAGTTGAGGACTTAGAGATGAAGAAGCTAAAAAGAAATTATATAAAAAATGCAGTTGGAAACAAAAATATAACGGAAATAACCCAGAAAGATTTACAATTCCTGAAACAGGATCTTAAGCTTCAGGAAGAAGAAGTTTTGAAGATATTGAAAGTCTATGACGTTCAGGTTCTATAG
- a CDS encoding sigma-54-dependent transcriptional regulator, which yields MTEVTKILIVDDEREYRETYRMILESRGFSVGEAETGVKALEKLEEEYYPIVLCDVIMPGIDGLEVLKKIKETYDKSVEVIMVTGYGGVETAVQAMRMGAFGFFVKSHNPEALLIEIGKAKRIINLQKKQNMYSDAENNERYLYQSKNAKMKEILEIVDKVADTSSNVLLLGESGVGKEVLAQKLHDKSSRNTMPFVAINCQYFSDNLLEAELFGHEKGAFTGAKDKRIGRFEEANGGTIFLDEIGEISLNTQVKFLRVLENRKIERMGSNKQIDVDFRLISATNKILADEVKNNSFRQDLFYRINTITIEIPPLRERKEDLLDMIYFFVNMYKKELKKDIRDIDKQTLEYLLHYDYPGNIRELKNIIERLFVLSKDGILRLQSAIEKEFDGKSTIKDDCIMDFNSARYAFEKDYFLKALMHFNYNISQTARAVGISRRQLFNKINEYNLREYMNLD from the coding sequence ATGACAGAAGTTACAAAAATATTGATTGTCGATGATGAAAGAGAATATAGAGAAACATATAGAATGATATTAGAAAGCAGAGGGTTCTCTGTTGGCGAAGCAGAAACAGGAGTGAAGGCCTTAGAAAAGCTAGAAGAGGAATACTATCCCATTGTACTTTGTGACGTAATAATGCCGGGAATTGATGGGTTAGAGGTTTTAAAAAAAATAAAAGAAACCTATGATAAATCCGTAGAGGTTATTATGGTAACGGGATATGGAGGAGTAGAGACCGCTGTACAGGCTATGCGGATGGGCGCCTTTGGTTTCTTCGTTAAAAGCCACAATCCAGAAGCTTTGCTCATAGAAATAGGGAAGGCAAAAAGAATTATAAACCTTCAAAAAAAGCAAAATATGTATTCTGATGCTGAAAATAATGAAAGGTACTTGTATCAAAGCAAGAATGCTAAGATGAAGGAAATCTTGGAGATTGTAGATAAGGTGGCAGACACCAGTAGCAATGTACTACTTCTGGGAGAGTCCGGTGTAGGAAAGGAAGTATTGGCTCAAAAACTACATGATAAAAGCAGTAGAAATACAATGCCATTTGTGGCGATTAACTGTCAATATTTTTCGGACAATCTTTTAGAGGCAGAATTATTCGGTCATGAAAAAGGAGCATTCACAGGAGCTAAGGATAAAAGAATCGGTAGGTTTGAGGAAGCCAATGGAGGAACCATTTTTCTAGATGAAATAGGAGAGATCTCTCTGAATACACAGGTTAAGTTCCTAAGGGTATTGGAGAACAGAAAAATTGAAAGAATGGGATCTAATAAGCAGATTGATGTAGACTTTAGATTGATCAGTGCTACCAATAAGATTCTCGCCGACGAAGTGAAAAATAACAGCTTTAGACAGGATCTATTTTATAGGATCAATACCATAACCATAGAGATCCCTCCTTTAAGAGAGAGAAAGGAAGATCTACTAGATATGATCTATTTTTTCGTAAATATGTATAAAAAGGAGTTAAAAAAGGATATTAGGGATATAGACAAGCAAACATTAGAATACCTGTTGCACTACGATTATCCAGGAAATATAAGAGAGCTAAAGAACATAATCGAAAGATTGTTTGTGCTTTCAAAGGATGGGATTCTTAGGCTTCAGAGTGCCATCGAAAAAGAGTTCGATGGCAAATCCACAATAAAAGATGATTGTATAATGGATTTTAACTCAGCTCGATATGCATTTGAAAAGGATTATTTCTTAAAGGCATTGATGCATTTCAATTATAATATTTCGCAAACGGCAAGAGCTGTAGGAATCAGCAGAAGGCAGCTCTTTAATAAGATTAATGAATACAACTTAAGAGAATATATGAATTTAGATTAA
- the ortA gene encoding 2-amino-4-oxopentanoate thiolase subunit OrtA has protein sequence MELATKNDWVEIENLILSPEERAPQLPEDTKAVPLKMWVKGFLLDEEAKIGDEVSIRTLTDRITKGILVAVKPRHIHDFGEPEPCLLTIGMEVRKELGNL, from the coding sequence ATGGAATTAGCAACAAAGAATGATTGGGTAGAGATAGAAAACTTGATACTATCGCCTGAAGAAAGAGCGCCTCAGCTTCCTGAGGATACGAAAGCTGTGCCACTAAAGATGTGGGTAAAGGGTTTTTTACTCGATGAAGAGGCGAAAATAGGAGATGAGGTTTCTATTAGAACGCTCACCGACCGTATTACAAAAGGAATCCTAGTTGCAGTAAAGCCAAGACATATTCATGATTTTGGAGAGCCTGAGCCATGCTTGTTAACCATCGGTATGGAAGTAAGAAAAGAACTAGGAAATTTATAG
- a CDS encoding polysaccharide deacetylase family protein translates to MKKRSIIIFSILILGLILFLTLRPEKDIELDTPEGEVELNIPEESDESTITFSNLHEKENFNAIHEANISTEERLEKSLNIYLNHVFVDVGYDWDGTIFVPIRSISESLNWAVRWIPERQMIQLAKENEEYYVAVVNLFGKAYIDIDTLEYSINLDTVFVSEGRMDIGTSNAIPWRHLDQKPKSLNFYINDMLMTKYAYEHENEIYVPTKILATSLGKVFRYNAEEGSVSIDGVEIDAILMDGIPYTNLASFEKVADLSPYHIRYDDLEKVKEGAVPVYKGTDTKKVALTFDDYIDEEVFPLLDVLDAHHVKGTFFIIGNTIDRNKDVLREIYRRGHIIANHTWEHLNNHSITEDEFRAQLISTQLVIQENIGILPNYYRPPGGFYNAKMLRIAKEVGLQTIMWSLNSNDALFDSKPAHIKETVLKGLANGSIIVMHTKRNSTIEALPEIIKRAKEKGYAFVTIDELINERSAMNETE, encoded by the coding sequence ATGAAGAAGCGGAGCATCATTATATTCTCAATTCTTATTCTCGGCCTTATCCTATTTTTAACCCTTAGACCCGAAAAAGATATAGAATTAGATACACCTGAGGGGGAGGTAGAACTAAATATACCTGAGGAAAGCGATGAATCGACGATTACCTTCTCAAACCTTCATGAAAAAGAAAATTTTAATGCCATCCATGAGGCAAATATATCCACTGAGGAGCGGCTAGAGAAAAGCTTGAATATTTACCTAAACCATGTTTTTGTAGATGTGGGGTATGACTGGGATGGTACGATATTCGTACCGATTCGGAGCATCAGTGAAAGTTTAAATTGGGCCGTTCGTTGGATACCGGAGAGACAGATGATCCAGCTTGCAAAAGAGAACGAGGAGTATTATGTGGCTGTTGTAAATCTATTTGGGAAGGCCTATATCGATATTGACACCCTAGAATATTCGATTAATCTGGATACCGTCTTCGTCTCAGAAGGTCGGATGGATATAGGAACTTCCAATGCAATACCCTGGAGACACCTTGATCAAAAGCCTAAAAGTTTAAATTTTTATATCAACGATATGTTAATGACGAAATACGCTTATGAGCATGAAAATGAAATCTACGTTCCAACAAAGATTTTGGCTACATCCTTGGGGAAGGTTTTTCGATATAATGCAGAGGAAGGATCCGTATCCATCGATGGGGTAGAAATAGATGCCATATTGATGGATGGTATCCCTTATACCAACCTAGCCTCATTTGAAAAGGTAGCGGATTTGAGTCCATATCACATTCGGTACGATGATCTCGAAAAAGTAAAAGAAGGTGCAGTACCAGTTTATAAGGGTACGGATACGAAAAAAGTTGCCTTAACCTTTGATGATTATATCGATGAGGAGGTATTCCCGCTATTGGATGTATTAGATGCACATCATGTGAAAGGGACCTTTTTTATCATTGGCAATACAATTGATAGAAACAAGGATGTATTGCGGGAAATATATCGTAGAGGTCATATTATAGCCAATCACACATGGGAACATTTAAATAACCATTCGATCACAGAGGATGAATTTAGAGCGCAGCTCATATCGACACAGTTGGTGATTCAAGAGAATATTGGTATTCTGCCCAATTATTATAGGCCACCAGGTGGATTCTATAATGCAAAGATGCTGAGGATTGCAAAGGAAGTTGGGTTACAAACAATTATGTGGTCGTTGAATTCCAATGATGCTCTGTTCGATAGTAAACCTGCGCATATTAAAGAAACTGTACTAAAAGGTTTAGCCAACGGCTCTATTATCGTGATGCATACCAAAAGAAATTCAACCATAGAGGCCTTACCAGAAATTATCAAGAGAGCAAAAGAAAAGGGCTATGCATTTGTTACCATAGACGAACTGATAAATGAAAGGAGTGCAATGAATGAGACGGAATAA
- a CDS encoding arsenate reductase ArsC, whose translation MLKKVAFVCVHNSCRSQMAEAWAKKLGGHVLEVYSAGTKNYHEVKPLAVKVMDEVGIDMADHYPKLLEDIPREVDILITMGCNVSCPSVPCSHREDWGLKDPSGGPIEEFRNTRATIQMKVEDLIKRVENQAL comes from the coding sequence ATGCTTAAAAAAGTAGCATTTGTATGTGTTCATAATTCATGTAGGTCTCAAATGGCAGAAGCTTGGGCGAAAAAACTAGGTGGGCATGTACTGGAAGTATATTCGGCTGGAACAAAAAATTACCATGAAGTAAAGCCTTTAGCAGTTAAAGTAATGGATGAAGTAGGCATTGATATGGCCGATCATTATCCGAAACTTTTAGAGGATATTCCAAGAGAAGTCGATATTTTAATTACCATGGGCTGCAACGTGTCTTGCCCGTCTGTTCCATGTAGCCATCGGGAGGATTGGGGACTTAAAGATCCATCAGGTGGTCCTATTGAAGAATTTAGAAATACGAGAGCGACCATTCAAATGAAAGTGGAGGATCTTATTAAAAGAGTAGAGAACCAAGCATTGTAA
- a CDS encoding permease, translated as MMIFKWFNRQLLKMEWLFNLVQMLVEKIFGLSIESKLGGSVHFFIYDVIKIFILLSVLIFSISYIQSFFPPERTKRILGKFNGITANILSALLGTVTPFCSCSSIPLFIGFTSAGLPIGVTFSFLISSPLVDLASILLLASVFNWKIAIAYVVVGLILAVVGGTIISKLKLESYVEPFVYSNKVLEIEEEQLSTKDRIDFSKNQVLDIVKKVWIYIFIGVGIGAAIHNYIPESLITTVLGQDQWYSVLLASFAGIPMYADIFGTLPIAEALVAKGVGLGTVLSFMMGVTALSLPSIVMLNKVVKSKLLWIFVGIVSLGIIMIGYTFNAFGYLFL; from the coding sequence ATGATGATATTCAAATGGTTCAATCGTCAATTGCTTAAAATGGAGTGGCTTTTTAACCTCGTTCAAATGTTGGTTGAGAAAATATTTGGTTTGAGTATTGAAAGTAAATTAGGAGGAAGTGTACACTTTTTTATATACGATGTAATTAAAATCTTTATATTGCTTTCCGTACTAATTTTTAGTATTTCTTATATACAGAGTTTCTTTCCCCCAGAAAGAACGAAGAGGATTCTAGGAAAGTTCAATGGGATTACGGCCAATATATTAAGTGCTTTACTTGGAACGGTAACGCCATTCTGCTCTTGTTCCTCCATTCCTTTATTCATTGGATTTACAAGTGCAGGACTACCCATCGGTGTTACATTTTCATTCTTGATATCCTCACCTTTAGTGGATTTAGCCTCAATCCTTCTACTTGCCAGTGTATTTAACTGGAAGATCGCAATCGCTTACGTTGTTGTAGGTCTAATACTTGCAGTAGTGGGAGGAACGATCATCAGTAAATTAAAACTGGAGTCATATGTGGAGCCTTTCGTATATAGTAACAAGGTGTTAGAAATTGAAGAAGAGCAATTAAGTACAAAGGACAGAATCGATTTTTCAAAAAATCAAGTACTGGACATCGTAAAAAAAGTTTGGATCTATATATTCATAGGTGTTGGTATCGGTGCGGCGATTCATAACTATATTCCAGAATCTTTGATAACTACAGTATTGGGTCAAGATCAGTGGTATTCTGTTTTATTAGCAAGCTTTGCAGGAATCCCAATGTATGCCGATATTTTTGGCACTTTACCCATTGCAGAGGCTTTGGTTGCAAAGGGCGTAGGTCTTGGTACTGTCCTTTCCTTTATGATGGGGGTTACTGCCCTTTCTCTGCCCTCCATCGTCATGTTGAATAAAGTAGTAAAGTCGAAGCTGTTATGGATTTTTGTTGGTATTGTTAGCTTAGGAATCATTATGATCGGATATACTTTCAATGCCTTTGGATATTTATTTTTATAA
- a CDS encoding helix-turn-helix domain-containing protein, with translation MGKNQKSTTMVMGLFILLLFVIQTFYISRSISKNMAQSPSYTENQVLTFKELASYLRISENELKDLIKVNKDEKAQMISSGTNAWDTYRFIPYFEIGDKTLFLKSEIDNWVQHQVLHSQK, from the coding sequence ATGGGAAAAAATCAGAAAAGTACGACAATGGTAATGGGTCTTTTTATTTTGCTGTTATTTGTTATTCAAACATTTTATATTTCTAGATCCATCAGTAAAAATATGGCGCAGTCTCCAAGCTATACAGAAAATCAAGTGCTTACCTTTAAAGAATTGGCATCCTATCTTCGAATTTCAGAAAATGAATTGAAAGATTTAATCAAAGTCAATAAAGATGAAAAAGCACAAATGATCTCATCAGGTACGAACGCTTGGGATACTTATCGGTTCATCCCTTATTTTGAAATTGGGGATAAGACGCTGTTTCTAAAAAGTGAAATTGATAACTGGGTGCAACATCAGGTTCTACATAGTCAAAAGTAA